Proteins found in one Oncorhynchus mykiss isolate Arlee chromosome 3, USDA_OmykA_1.1, whole genome shotgun sequence genomic segment:
- the LOC110512409 gene encoding DDB1- and CUL4-associated factor 13, with product MKVKVLSRNPDDYVRETKLDIQRVPRNYDPSLHPFEVPREYTRALNATKLERVFAKPFLASLDGHRDGVNCMAKHPKSLSTMLSGSCDGELKVWNLTKRECVRTLQAHEGFVRGMVVRFCGTSFFTVGDDKTIKQWKMETPSYGEEEEPLNTILGKSVFTSIDHHQKEGVFVTCGQQVDIWDEQRSSPIRSFSWGVDSFSCVRFNPVETELLASCASDRSIVLYDMREATPLKKVIMNMRSNTLCWNPMEAYNFTCSNEDYNLYTYDMRYLDKPFTVHMDHVSAVLDVDYSPTGKEFVSASFDKTIRIFPKDSGHSREVYHTKRMQHVISIKWSSDNKYILSASDEMNIRLWKANAAEKLGLLAPREKAAVNYSQKLKEKFQHHPQIRRISRHRHLPKSIYGQSKELRVMKEARRRKERNVRKHSKPGSMPVVTEKEKHVVTVVN from the exons ATGAAAGTTAAAGTCCTCTCCAGGAATCCGGACGACTATGTCCGTGAGACGAAGTTGGATATCCAGCGTG taccaAGAAATTACGACCCGTCCCTCCATCCGTTCGAGGTGCCAAGAGAATACACCCGTGCCCTGAATGCCACCAAGCTGGAGCGCGTGTTCGCCAAGCCGTTCCTGGCTTCTCTGGACGGCCACAGGGATGGGGTgaactgcatggccaagcacccCAAGAGCCTCTCCACAATGCTGTCCGGCTCCTGCGATGGAGAG CTGAAGGTGTGGAATCTAACCAAACGTGAGTGTGTTCGTACACTCCAGGCCCATGAAGGCTTTGTCAGGGGGATGGTCGTCCGCTTCTGTGGCACCTCCTTCTTTACG GTTGGTGATGACAAGACTATAAAACAGTGGAAGATGGAGACTCCCAGCTACGGAGAGGAAGAGGAACCTCTCAATACTATTCTTGGAAAG TCTGTGTTCACCAGCATCGACCACCACCAGaaggagggtgtgtttgtgacGTGTGGCCAGCAGGTGGATATCTGGGATGAGCAACGCAGCAGCCCCATCCGCTCCTTCTCCTGGGGCGTGGACAGTTTCAGCTGCGTCCGCTTCAACCCTGTAGAG ACTGAACTTCTAGCAAGTTGTGCCTCTGACAGAAGTATTGTGCTGTATGACATGAGGGAAGCGACACCTCTTAAAAAG GTAATCATGAATATGAGGAGCAACACTTTGTGCTGGAATCCCATGGAAGCCTATAACTTTACCTGCTCTAATGAAGATTACAA TCtgtatacatatgatatgaggtACCTGGACAAGCCTTTCACCGTCCACATGGACCATGTCTCAGCCGTGCTGGATGTAGACTACTCTCCAACTGGTAAGGAGTTTGTCTCGGCCAGCTTTGACAAGACCATCCGCATCTTCCCCAAAGACAGTGGCCACAGCAG GGAGGTGTACCACACCAAGCGCATGCAGCACGTCATCTCCATAAAGTGGTCGTCAGACAACAAGTACATCCTGAGTGCTTCAGATGAGATGAACATCCGACTGTGGAAGGCCAACGCTGCTGAGAAGTTGGGATTG CTGGCTCCTAGGGAGAAGGCAGCTGTGAACTACAGCCAGAAGCTGAAGGAGAAGTTCCAGCACCACCCTCAGATCCGCCGCATCTCGCGCCACCGCCACCTGCCAAAGTCCATCTACGGCCAGAGCAAGGAGCTGCGTGTCATGAAGGAGGCTCGCCGCAGGAA GGAGAGGAACGTACGCAAGCACAGCAAGCCTGGCTCCATGCCCgtggtgacagagaaagagaaacatgtgGTCACCGTTGTGAACTAG